ATTTAGGAAACTGGTTTAGCCAGCAGTTCCAAGAGGCAAATACCCTTGTTACTTTTTGTGACGCCTTGACTCTACCCTGTGGCATCTGAGCAAGCAACTTGGTTTCTGGCTTAGCTGCCAAGTTTTGGTGCCGCCCTCCCTGGGCTGCTTCTCAActccctgcagttctaattgaTGGGTGGAAACCTGCTGTGGGGATTTTGAAGTGAGGCACCAACAGAATTTTGGACTGGCGTGGGCACAGGGAACCAAACAAGAAATTTCAACAACCAGCTGTCTTGCAAGAAAAACAAGCATTTGTGGTTTTTTGGgaccagcaaagaaaaaaaaaatctgatatagTAGGAAGTATGTTACTAGTCCAGCTCAGTGTAATCTAATATACAGTATCTTCTTTTCAGTCCTTTTATAATTTGCTAATTTAGGTTGGTATCTTGAAAATTAACCACATCCATATAAATAGCTTCCTGATAAGGGATTAAATTTATAGAGTGAGAGTGAGACTTCAGTAAGGGTCAACCATTTAGtggatttctaattatattaagtACTTACACTCCAGGATAATTCAAAGATGATTCTCTGGCACACAACTGGATTGTTTCACATCTAGTATGATATATTTTCATCTGGGTTCTATCAAATCACTTAATAGCCAATAGCTTTTCTGCTCTGGAAAAGGCAGTGATGTCTTATAGCTAAAATGAAATATGCTAGGCAATGATGTCTCCAGATAGCATACTAATGTCAAGTTGTGTAGCATCAGCGAACATGGATTAAAACAAGAAATGCAATCTGAGACATATTAAGATGTCCTGACTATCAAACATGTTTAATATAGGATTTCATGCACCATATTGGATAATGGCAATCCAAAAGTAGAAGATTTGAGTAAACTGACAAAATGTTGGCATTTGGAACATAGCTAGACAGCACTCTGCATTGATCTGTTATATAATTctcttagggcaggggtgtcaaacgtcgtcacatgatgtattgcaactttttccccctttgctaaaacgggggtgggcgtggccagtgcgtgacacatccagaccgcaggccacaagtttgactcCCCTGTCTTAGGGCATATATACAGTAAAGCTTTTGACTTCATGTCAGGGCTATATTCTTAAAAACACACTTTTTCGTTTAACTTCACATCTGTGTATAGTCCATACAACGTACCACCCGATACCAATAGTACCAAGCCCTATTCTACAAGCAAGGAGGTTTCCTCTCATCACTGCAGACTTTTCTTACCAGTGGGATATGTAAAGCTctgttttaaaagagagagaaactgcAAAATTATTGAAAATATCATTCATCCTCTTTTTGGTGGCTTAAAAGATATTCTTGGTATaggtttattttcattttacttcCATAGATTCCCTAAAGTATTTTAACAGATTTCCTAgcccaatcttccttccttcagaGGAAAAATCCCCAAGATTAGACATTGTTTCTTCGTTAAAAATACATGTCCTAATTTCTTCTTATATTGGCTTATCAGGTTTTAAAAGTTTATAAAACAACATGCAGTTTATCTGTTGGGAACAGCCATTATAACACAATTGGCAAAAATACTAGGAACAGAAAACATTACAACAGGGGGGAAAATAGCAGTCATAGAGCCAGAAAATTTAGGCAAATATTTATTCAATACATTGCCAGGTTGTGCTTCCATTTCAGAATTCTTTATGTTAGCAAGAACCTTCAAACCTAGAACTGAGACACCAAGCAGCAACCAAACAAATATGTTCACAGCTTCATTCTCATTATTTTGGAGAAACTGACCAAAAGCCAGATAACACTGTCCTATGGTATTTTAACGGCTGAGCCCAAATGGCTTGACTTGTGCTTTTGTTTCATAGGCCAATGGAACTGGAGTTGCTGCTTGGTTTTCCAGAGCCAGAGAAGGATCTCTCTTATAATACAAGATCATACAATCACATTATACCTGGAGCTTTGACCTCGACATAGCATAAGGCCCAGCCAGATGGATAGAAAACAAATGTTATACAGAGGGATTCCTGATAGAGCAGATATTCTATGCCTTTCCTTCTAGTACGGCAAGCCAACTTTCAAATGATTAATGGACAAGGCTAAACCTTCCTAATAAGGAATAACCTATATATTCTTCATTTGTTTTCCCCACTGAGCCATATCAGGAGGGTTCCCAATTACAGCTAATTCACATtccataatttaaaaagaaacttctATATTGACCCCATGCAGGATACAAAAAGAAAGCCTTTTTGCTCTCCAACACAGCAGTGGTACGGAGGCAACAGTCTACCTGGATTGACAAAAAATTCCAAATATATTGCTGTGATTCCATCCTTTGAACAACAAAATCCTGTATGTTACTACAGGAACCAACTTCTGCGCTGAGTTAACAGGCTCTTTAGCTTAGACATTTCTTCTACCAAATCTTATAGTCCTTGTTGCAGTATGGGGCTTCTTCTGCCCATTTGCAATCCCAGCAGATCTTTCTCAAATATAGCTCAGATTTTAGAAGATTCAGCTCTCTCAATCCAAGGTGATTCTGAATCGCTATTTCTAGATTCAGCTGGGAACTGACGAAATTCACTCAGCTGCCTTTCCAGAGCCTGATTTCGATGGTACATCTCCATGTAACTGGCCTGAATCTCACGCTGATAACGcaagactttttctttttcttcttgccaTGTTTTTCGCTCATGCTCAAAGTTTACCGCTTGCAGTTGGGCCTGGCGCCTTTCCCGCaacaattctgcccacagccactcagttccTTCTGCACTCTCACCCTGCATTCCCCGACATTTAGAATCATCTGTTTCACAACCCAAAAAGTCCTGGCACGCTTGCATGGGAGACTCCCTGGAAGAAGGAATAGGGGAACCATGATCTGATAAGGGCTGGAAAGAGTCCCCCAACTGCGCCAGCTGTGAGTCCTTGGCTTGCAACTCTGTTCGAGCCTCCCGCAGCTGTGTTTTCAAACTGAAGATTTCACCCAGTTTCTGGGCCATCTCTTCTTGGGCATCGCGGAGCTGCTGCTTCAGCAATGAAATCTCTGCAGTTTTTTGACATACCTGTGAAAAAATATACTAGGATGAAGACAAGTAATTAACAAAGAAAACATAGTAAGCTAAGAGAGTCTGTGAGATGGTGGAATATTTCCAACAGAGGCAACAATGATAAGCCCAGATACAAAGGGAGATAGCGATCATACTGAAGATTTTTTTATGCCTTTACATCTGAAATCTAATTTCATGGTTGGACAAATCTCTAGTATAGCAGTAATCTTGTCAGTTATCTAACAAGAGTATACCTGCTTCATAAAGAAGTCCAAAAGTTCAGTGCTTGCACTCGGCATGGACATTAGAACTAACTAAAGTTAGTCTTTTATGCATACTTCTCACCTCCCATTTGGTCTCCTCCAGTTTCGGACTGAGGCGTTCTGCATGCTGCTGCTGCGACCTCAGCTCTTCACAGTGGCTCTGCTGAAGGTCCAGTTCTTCTTGCAGCCTCTTCTTTTCCTGCTGCACTTTGTACAGTTGTAGCTGAAGTGCCCTCTGGCTGCGCTGGGCTTGGTACATTACCTGTTGCAGCTTGGCCACATACATTTGCTTTAGCTCATCCAGCTCTTCCATCCAAAGACGCTGTTTGTCTTCAAACACCTGCCAGAGTAGGAGAAGATTAAGGTGGGCTCACAAAGATTAGGCTTCTTATGGAACGTCACATCCATTTCTCTCAAGAGATGGCATAAAGTCACATCTATACATACAGTAGATACACCGCAGTAGCTGATAATGTCCTAAGATTTTGCTGCTCATTGGAATTAGCCAGTACCTTATAACCAAGCTGCTTAAAGGAATATGAAGATGCAAGATTAAACTTAGTAGTAATTAAACTTACATTTTTTCTATAAATTTCTTGCTGCCCAACATTTTATAGATGGCAAAATAAATCATATCATGGTAGTATGAATATTATTGTGAATTCCCAAGACTGGATGACAATACCCACAGGCATTACTCTGAtctcttaaaaaataaaagacacaGACAGCAATATTGCAGCCTATCCCAAACTGGTACAGATAgaccttgaattacaaccataactgagcccaaaatttaattgctaagtgaggcagttgttgagttttgccctattttacctttcttgccacagtttttaagtgaatccctgcagttgttaagttagtaacacggttgtaaaatgtatttggcttCTGCATTGACTTTCTTAGCAAAAAGACACAAAACATgtgcccgggacattgcaaccatcataaatacgagccagttgccaagcatctgattacgtgttcatggggattctgcaactgctgtaagtgtgaaaaacagtcataagacacTTCCCTCggggccgttgtaattttgaatggtcactgaatgaatagtTATAAGTCGAGAGCTGTCTGTATTTTCTTGAACTTCTACAATGGGAAATGTTACTTATCATATCTGGGTTTGAGAAAGCTGCTGTATATAGTATTTTCCATCCtttaatccagatttttttctgaattcatttatttatttaacaaagcaAGGATTTTCAACCAAACCGTTTCCCAAAAAAATTGTGAAAGTTAATTCATTTGATTGCCTATGactgtgatgacgaacctatggaacacgtgccagaggtggcacgcaaagccctctctgtgggcacgcgtgctGTTGCCAGTTGCTCTTTTGATTTCCAGCGTGTGCATgccccggaaacccgaagaccagcatgcagactggccagctggtcttcagatttctggtgctctggcactcgtgaagaccagctggcctgtgACATGTGTGTGCTAGAaacccaaagagcagctggccagtgcacgcatgcgcagcagccagctggtctttgggtttcaggGGCTTCAGCACGCGCGAAGAGCAACTGGCCaatatgcatgtgtgtgccggaaacCCAAACAGCAGCacaatgcgcaccggccagctggtctttaagtTTCTGGGGCTCTGGCGTACCCTCGTTCCAGTTTGGGCCTTTGCCTATGACATATAAGAACTGTCAGTTGGGGAAGAAGGTTGGAAGCAAAATGCCAACTACCTAAAGCTGGTGAGCAAGGCTCACTATACACACTTCTATCCTGGCACAAGGATAGATAGACCCGCCCCACGGTCCCATTTTCacaaaaaacaggcccgttttttgcaaaaacgggcatgcagagggtttgggaggcctgcagagtgctcctgggggctggggaagacAAAAACGTGAcgcatggggggtttgggaggacaaaaatgggcctatttttcacaaaaacgggtgtttttgctctccctggcccccaggagcactctgcaggcctcccaaaccctctgtgtgccccatttttggcctcccaaaccctccatgtgtcatgtttttgccttccccagcccccaggagcactctgcaggcctcccaaaccctctgcgtgcaAAAACGGGACACATAGAGGATTTGAGAGGCCTGCCTGAGtggtcctgggggccggggaaggcaaaaaccttttttttcttgtttacctcttcgaaatcttggtgcgtcttatactctggtgcgttttatagtccgaaaaatacagtacatctaCTCAATTCAGCAGATTAGAGACACGGAGTATGTTATAGGTTCTTCCTACTAAAGAGGTCCACCTTTTCCTTGGTAACTCCCTCCCTATGGAACTCCATCCCCACCAAGGTAAGACTAGCTTCATATTCTGCCAAAAGCTCCTGAAGATCTGCTTTCGAAAGTGGGCTTGGAGATTGATGTGGATCCCAACAGATGGCTTGTTCGACTGTTGTTACTAGGGTGGGGTGCAAACAGTTTTGTATTTGGGGGTTTCATTCctgtaagctgcctggagtcactgtgagtgagttgggcagccatataaatctccttaataaataaaagtaaatattaatattaataaataaaataaaaataaataaaataaaaataataagaatcaTTAatcttaatattaaaatattaggataggatatgtctagtttaatgaaaagttcTAGGGGTGATATTATGTTCCAATAGCtataggttgccacaaagaatagggggtcaatctattttccaaagcacttgaaggcaggacaagaagcaatggatgggaactaatcaaggtgagaaccaatctagaaataaggacaaatttcctgacagaacaattaatcagtggaatgacttgcctccagaagttgtgggtgaaccatttttgggcaaccatttgtttgaaatattatagagtttcctgcttgagcaggggattggaagatctccaaggtcccttccaactttgttattctgatcAACAGTCAAAAATGGGAGCATCAATTCCCAACTATCCAGGCTCCTTCACACAGGACATTGTTCAAGATAGCTCGTTTCTTAATAAAAACCATCACTTCCCACTGACACAATACATACTGCAAACAACTCAGCCAAGTCACACAACTCTTCCTACATAAACTTTCTTTTCTGACTCTATTATAAATTACAAACATAATGAGATATATCTGTGAAATTAAAAAAGCAGGTTGAGGACTAGATCAGTGACAGGATTTGCCTCAGCTTGGGTGTGGAAAACCGACATAAGAGCTTCAAAATAAGATTCTTGCAACCAAATCAGAATTATTTGTCTACTTTCCCAAATATATCTGTTATTTGTGGCATGCTGAAAGcataaaaaagagaggaaaagcaaCCAACTGCGTCTTTATAAAAGCTTTCCAGCTTCATTGTCTTGAGGCAAttattatttatctatccatgCGAGTGGCTATTAAAATGCTTATTGAAAGattattcataacataacataacataacatcagagttggaagggaccttggaggccttctagtccaaccccctgcccaggcaggaaaccctacaccatctcagtcagatggttatccaacattttcttaaaaatttccagtgttggagcattcacaacttctgaaggcaagtcgttccacttattaattgttctaactgttaggaaatttctccttagttctaagttgcttctttccttgatcagtttccacccattgcttcttgttctaccctcaggtgctctggagaacagcccaactcccacttctctgtggcagcccctgagatattggaacactgctatcacgtctccctagtccttcttttgttaaactagacatacccagttcctgcaaccgttcttcatatgttttatcctccagtcccctaatcatctttgttgctcttctctgcactctttctagagtctcaacatcttttttacatcgtggcgaccaaaactggatgcaatattccaagtgtggccttaccaaggcattataaagtggtactagcacttcacgtgatcttgattctatccctctgtttatgcagcccagaactgtgttggcttttttaacagctgctgcacacggctggctcatatctagatggttatccactaggactccaagatccctctcacaggtactactattgagcaaggtaccacatatacggtactggtgcattttgtttttttggcctaaatgtagaaccttacttttttcactgttgaatttcattttgttagatagcgcccagtgttcaagtctgtcaagatctttctgtaacttgagcctatcttctggagtggattaaagaatggataacagAGATAGATAACAGATACCGGTAACAACGATTATAGAGTCATATGGAGAATTTTACAAACTGAGATGAAGCCAAGTCCAGCAGGCTAATTGAGTTCCTGATAGCCACAGGACCAAAAAAATTCCTAGGAAGAAAATTTACCCACCTGTGTGAAGGGGTCATCATTCTCACTCAGGTTTCTCTTAAACTGACGGAGCTCCATGCCTTTCTCACTCAGTCGGTCCTCAAGCTGCTTCACTACATCTTCCAAAGAATACGTGGGCTCATACGGAGGGGGTGGTTCCCCTGAGCTTTGTAGTCGGCTCAGGCTCTTGCAAGACAGTGGAGCTTTTTCTACTGCCAAAGGATCTCGTGGTCCCCGAGAAGCCCTGTCTAAGGAACCACCAATGTGGTTGATGTGTCCTATGGAAGCACTCAGCTGATTTGGACTAGGCTTGAAGCGGGGATTGTATGTGGGAAAGCTTTGAATGGAGTTTGTGCCCTCATCAAGACTGATGGTGTGCAGCAGATGGCCACGCTGAGGTCCACGTTGTGAGGAGCTGCCAGTACTGCTCTGGGTTAACAGCGTATGCAGACTCCCATTGCTCTTTGACATCTTCTGTCCTTTGCTGGATGACAGTCCCTGCATAGACAATAAGCTCCTCCCGGGCACCACCTTGAAAGCTGAGGGTCTGATCCGACACTGAAAATAACACAATGGCCATTAGCAGTTAAATTGGCTTTTGCACACTGAGTGAATTAGTTTAGCATAGCAGGAATGCAAGGAAATAAGCATATTATTATCATACTAGTAGAATTAGTCatttagaacaacttgcctctcccCTACCCATATTCAGCCTTTCAATTTCagctggtggttgttgtttttgtagACTTTTCATTACCAGGTAATG
This genomic window from Ahaetulla prasina isolate Xishuangbanna chromosome 2, ASM2864084v1, whole genome shotgun sequence contains:
- the N4BP3 gene encoding NEDD4-binding protein 3; the encoded protein is MATAQASHVTCDLSHCLFDPHSLDSEPDNSCEMGSVGSLVEKQEYSPSASGGLRRMRQPDGLLRKGISQREVSGYPHGGKRDVRAEKKHQSSGGGFKRDYESDRENQSPERYFQDNQRGADFSKSSLPERGRFDKCRIRPSAFKVVPGRSLLSMQGLSSSKGQKMSKSNGSLHTLLTQSSTGSSSQRGPQRGHLLHTISLDEGTNSIQSFPTYNPRFKPSPNQLSASIGHINHIGGSLDRASRGPRDPLAVEKAPLSCKSLSRLQSSGEPPPPYEPTYSLEDVVKQLEDRLSEKGMELRQFKRNLSENDDPFTQVFEDKQRLWMEELDELKQMYVAKLQQVMYQAQRSQRALQLQLYKVQQEKKRLQEELDLQQSHCEELRSQQQHAERLSPKLEETKWEVCQKTAEISLLKQQLRDAQEEMAQKLGEIFSLKTQLREARTELQAKDSQLAQLGDSFQPLSDHGSPIPSSRESPMQACQDFLGCETDDSKCRGMQGESAEGTEWLWAELLRERRQAQLQAVNFEHERKTWQEEKEKVLRYQREIQASYMEMYHRNQALERQLSEFRQFPAESRNSDSESPWIERAESSKI